The proteins below come from a single Streptomyces sp. SCSIO 75703 genomic window:
- a CDS encoding ABC transporter ATP-binding protein: MGEPSGTEAESPPEPAPGPTPGPAPGPAASAPEDGAVITTRALTKRYRGGQPAVDGLDLTVPAGSVFGFLGPNGSGKTTTIRMLMGLIAPTSGTAHVLGRPMPRAARSVLPRVGALIEGPAAYGFLSGRDNLLRYDAADPTADPRTRRQRVAAALDRVGLAAAAGKRAGAYSLGMKQRLGLAAALLRPRSLLVLDEPTNGLDPQGMREIRALVRELAADGTTVFLSSHLLDEIEHVCTHAAVMARGRLLAQGAVADLAAGMRGRLVVTTPDPGDAARVLKERGAGDVAVDGDRVTAQPPDGDLADLNAALVAGGVRVRGFAVERASLEDAFVALTGEGFDVAG, from the coding sequence ATGGGCGAACCGTCCGGCACCGAAGCGGAGAGTCCGCCAGAACCGGCCCCCGGCCCGACCCCTGGCCCGGCCCCCGGCCCGGCAGCCTCCGCCCCGGAGGACGGCGCCGTCATCACCACCCGCGCCCTCACCAAGCGCTACCGCGGCGGGCAACCGGCCGTCGACGGCCTGGACCTGACCGTCCCGGCGGGCAGTGTCTTCGGCTTCCTCGGCCCGAACGGCTCCGGCAAGACCACCACCATCCGCATGCTGATGGGGCTGATCGCACCGACCTCGGGCACCGCCCACGTCCTGGGCCGCCCCATGCCGCGCGCCGCCCGCAGCGTCCTGCCGCGGGTCGGCGCGCTCATCGAGGGCCCGGCCGCCTACGGCTTCCTGTCCGGCCGGGACAACCTGCTCCGGTACGACGCCGCCGACCCGACCGCCGATCCCCGCACCCGGCGCCAGCGGGTCGCGGCGGCGCTCGACCGGGTCGGCCTCGCCGCCGCGGCCGGCAAACGGGCGGGGGCGTACTCGCTCGGCATGAAGCAGCGGCTCGGGCTCGCCGCGGCCCTGCTGCGCCCGCGCAGCCTGCTCGTGCTGGACGAGCCGACCAACGGGCTCGACCCGCAGGGCATGCGCGAGATCCGTGCGCTGGTGCGCGAACTGGCCGCCGACGGCACCACCGTCTTCCTCTCCTCCCACCTGCTCGACGAGATCGAGCACGTGTGCACCCACGCCGCCGTGATGGCCCGCGGCCGGCTCCTCGCGCAGGGCGCGGTGGCCGATCTGGCGGCCGGGATGCGCGGGCGGCTGGTGGTGACCACGCCGGACCCGGGGGACGCCGCCCGGGTGCTCAAGGAGCGCGGCGCCGGGGACGTGGCGGTGGACGGGGACCGGGTCACCGCCCAGCCGCCGGACGGCGACCTCGCCGACCTGAACGCGGCGCTGGTCGCGGGCGGCGTCCGGGTCCGCGGCTTCGCGGTGGAACGGGCCTCGCTGGAGGACGCGTTCGTGGCACTGACCGGGGAGGGTTTCGATGTCGCGGGCTGA
- a CDS encoding outer membrane lipoprotein carrier protein LolA, producing MAPFDSEDSTTAAAAAGDVREPRRRFARYGVPVTVMGVAAAAIGLVPALADSGDPDLPKLTAAQLVQKIAESDVEQLSGTVKITTDLGLPDLGGLESGLLSGAVGGAGGGSSADPSAKLTELATGTHTLRVAADGPDRQKVSLLEDAAEYSLVHDGQDVWGYDSRSNEVYHATVDEGAERPGKDVPATPKDFAEEALKAVDDTTSVTVDGTARVAGRDAYRLVVKPRQSGSTVGAISVAVDAKTGLPLKFTLTPASGGAAVVDVGFTQVGFAKPDASTFDFTPPKGAKVTEADQAAEAAGKGKPGKDGTPAEDGRAGHGADGPAGELDGMTVIGEGWNTIATFGTGGEGLPAPTGGGDLDGFLGSFGDQVKGGFGKGTVFSTRLINALVTEDGTVYVGAVTKDALVKAAESAR from the coding sequence ATGGCACCGTTCGATTCCGAGGACAGCACGACGGCCGCCGCGGCGGCCGGGGACGTGCGGGAGCCGCGGCGCAGGTTCGCGCGGTACGGCGTCCCGGTCACCGTGATGGGCGTGGCGGCGGCGGCCATCGGCCTCGTCCCGGCGCTCGCCGACTCCGGCGACCCGGACCTGCCGAAGCTGACGGCCGCGCAACTCGTGCAGAAGATCGCCGAGTCGGACGTGGAACAGCTCTCCGGCACGGTCAAGATCACCACCGACCTGGGGCTCCCGGACCTCGGCGGGCTGGAGAGCGGCCTGCTCTCCGGTGCCGTGGGCGGGGCGGGCGGCGGCTCCTCGGCCGACCCCTCGGCCAAGCTCACCGAACTGGCCACCGGCACGCACACCCTGCGGGTCGCCGCCGACGGCCCCGACCGGCAGAAGGTGTCGCTGCTGGAGGACGCCGCCGAGTACAGCCTCGTCCACGACGGCCAGGACGTGTGGGGCTACGACAGCCGGTCGAACGAGGTCTACCACGCGACCGTCGACGAGGGTGCCGAGCGCCCCGGGAAGGACGTGCCCGCCACGCCGAAGGACTTCGCCGAGGAGGCCCTGAAGGCGGTCGACGACACCACCTCCGTGACGGTGGACGGCACCGCCCGGGTGGCCGGCCGGGACGCCTACCGGCTGGTGGTCAAGCCGCGCCAGTCCGGTTCGACGGTCGGCGCGATCAGCGTGGCCGTGGACGCGAAGACCGGGTTGCCGCTGAAGTTCACGCTGACCCCGGCGAGCGGCGGCGCGGCCGTCGTGGACGTCGGCTTCACCCAGGTCGGTTTCGCCAAGCCGGACGCGTCCACGTTCGACTTCACGCCGCCCAAGGGCGCCAAGGTCACCGAGGCCGACCAGGCCGCCGAAGCCGCCGGGAAGGGCAAGCCCGGCAAGGACGGCACGCCGGCCGAGGACGGGCGCGCGGGCCACGGGGCGGACGGACCGGCCGGTGAACTCGACGGCATGACCGTGATCGGCGAGGGCTGGAACACGATCGCCACCTTCGGCACCGGCGGTGAGGGTCTGCCCGCGCCGACCGGCGGCGGTGACCTCGACGGCTTCCTGGGCTCCTTCGGCGACCAGGTCAAGGGCGGCTTCGGCAAGGGCACGGTCTTCTCGACCCGCCTGATCAACGCCCTGGTCACCGAGGACGGCACCGTCTACGTCGGCGCGGTCACCAAGGACGCGCTGGTCAAGGCGGCCGAGTCGGCCCGCTAG
- a CDS encoding polyprenyl synthetase family protein: MTVVGPFGLSVRDQALEADVQAGMTAVEEGLLEATKSEVPFITEAAQHLVRAGGKRFRPLLVMLAAQFGDPYAPGIVPSAVVVELTHLATLYHDDVMDEAAVRRGVPSANTRWGNSVAVLTGDFLFARASQILADLGPEAVRVQALAFERLVTGQILETAGPQDGRDPVDHYLDVLGGKTGSLVAVSCRFGAMMSGADERVVDVLTQYGERLGVAFQLADDVLDIASDSHESGKTPGTDLREGIPTLPVLRLRERAERLGLAEDRALCDLLDSDLADDARLAEALRLLRAHPALEQARRDTVRYAKDARAALAPLQECEAKAALVELCDAVVHRAG; encoded by the coding sequence GTGACCGTCGTCGGGCCATTCGGGCTGAGCGTGCGGGACCAGGCTCTCGAAGCCGATGTCCAGGCCGGGATGACGGCTGTCGAGGAAGGGTTGCTCGAGGCAACCAAGAGTGAGGTGCCCTTCATCACCGAGGCCGCCCAGCACCTGGTGCGGGCCGGCGGCAAGCGGTTCCGGCCGCTGCTGGTGATGCTCGCCGCCCAGTTCGGTGACCCCTACGCCCCCGGCATCGTGCCCTCGGCCGTGGTCGTCGAGCTGACCCACCTCGCCACGCTCTACCACGACGACGTGATGGACGAGGCCGCCGTGCGGCGCGGGGTGCCCAGCGCCAACACCCGCTGGGGCAACTCGGTCGCCGTCCTCACCGGCGACTTCCTGTTCGCCCGCGCCTCGCAGATCCTCGCCGACCTCGGACCCGAGGCGGTCCGCGTGCAGGCCCTCGCCTTCGAGCGGCTGGTCACCGGCCAGATCCTGGAGACCGCGGGGCCGCAGGACGGACGAGACCCCGTCGACCACTACCTCGACGTGCTCGGCGGCAAGACCGGATCGCTGGTCGCGGTCTCCTGCCGCTTCGGCGCGATGATGTCCGGCGCCGACGAGCGGGTCGTCGACGTGCTCACCCAGTACGGGGAACGGCTCGGCGTCGCCTTCCAGCTCGCCGACGACGTCCTGGACATCGCCTCCGACTCCCACGAGTCCGGCAAGACGCCCGGCACCGACCTGCGCGAGGGCATCCCCACCCTCCCGGTGCTGCGGCTGCGCGAGCGCGCCGAACGCCTCGGACTCGCCGAGGACCGCGCCCTGTGCGACCTGCTCGACTCCGACCTGGCCGACGACGCCCGCCTCGCCGAGGCGCTGCGCCTGCTCCGCGCCCACCCGGCCCTCGAACAGGCCCGGCGCGACACCGTCCGCTACGCCAAGGACGCCCGCGCCGCGCTCGCCCCGCTCCAGGAGTGCGAGGCGAAGGCAGCGCTCGTGGAACTGTGCGACGCCGTCGTCCACCGCGCCGGCTGA
- a CDS encoding ABC transporter permease, protein MSRADTADAAERGGEWETTPVPAGTGAPAGRWFPASLGLFRSELLITFRRGRTLVLLGVLAAVPVLVGIAVRIETGGGPSRGPGGGPGGPAFLAQVSNNGLFLVFTALAVTLPFFLPMAVGVVAGDALAGESAAGTLRYLLVAPAGRTRLLLTKYATVVVFCLAATFVVAGSALAVGALLFPLGDLTTISGTRIGYGEGLLRALLIALVVAASLTGLAALGLFVSTLTGSGIAAMAATVGLLITVQILDQIPQLHALHPYLFSHHWLSFADLMREPVHWDALVRNLGLQALYAAVFGSAAWARFAGKDITA, encoded by the coding sequence ATGTCGCGGGCTGACACGGCGGACGCCGCCGAGCGGGGCGGGGAGTGGGAGACCACACCGGTCCCGGCCGGGACCGGCGCGCCGGCGGGGCGGTGGTTCCCTGCCTCCCTCGGGCTGTTCCGGAGCGAACTGCTGATCACGTTCCGGCGGGGCCGCACCCTCGTACTGCTGGGCGTGCTGGCCGCCGTGCCGGTGCTGGTCGGCATCGCCGTGCGCATCGAGACGGGCGGCGGTCCCTCGCGCGGCCCCGGCGGGGGCCCCGGCGGACCGGCGTTCCTCGCGCAGGTGAGCAACAACGGGCTGTTCCTGGTCTTCACGGCGCTGGCGGTGACCCTGCCGTTCTTCCTGCCGATGGCCGTCGGCGTCGTCGCGGGCGACGCCCTCGCCGGCGAGTCGGCGGCCGGGACGCTCCGCTACCTCCTGGTCGCCCCGGCCGGCCGCACCCGGCTGCTGCTCACCAAGTACGCGACCGTGGTCGTCTTCTGCCTGGCGGCCACCTTCGTGGTCGCCGGCTCCGCGCTCGCGGTGGGGGCGCTGCTGTTCCCGCTCGGCGATCTGACCACGATCTCCGGCACCCGTATCGGCTACGGCGAGGGCCTTCTGCGGGCGCTGCTGATCGCGCTCGTCGTCGCCGCCTCGCTGACCGGCCTCGCGGCGCTCGGCCTGTTCGTCTCCACGCTGACCGGCAGCGGCATCGCGGCGATGGCGGCCACCGTCGGCCTGCTGATCACGGTGCAGATCCTCGACCAGATCCCGCAGCTCCACGCCCTCCACCCGTACCTCTTCTCGCACCACTGGCTGTCCTTCGCGGACCTGATGCGCGAGCCGGTCCACTGGGACGCGCTGGTGCGCAACCTCGGCCTCCAGGCCCTGTACGCGGCCGTGTTCGGCTCGGCGGCCTGGGCGCGGTTCGCGGGGAAGGACATCACCGCGTAG
- a CDS encoding tetratricopeptide repeat protein has product MTRPDRDERPGPRAAGRAQTAGALPIDVRVPAGAAGVRGASVDGALIVAAPGQEIQHAVLERLHRLALAADRPVLATVRDERVGCAVPLRVDPDGSSHLAADPTPLTPDASGVPDTGDTGGDAAAPAPERGSTDPDATAWDRATQVLRLVEPVREAAASRTAQAPGVPPPATQAPAQAAPHPGAAAPAQVAPRSAAQAAAHPGAPARPPYAPRSAAPGTPLPGSLAVAPPGTVVPPTGSFGPPPRMEAAPGPAVTPLSPYSPLTGAPRPAPATGAHGHGAPRPTPVAATSPRGPRAVPPPGEEVVRHTPARGFDAVAEAVLGDGPPDPPGTGPAVLAEPTARVGEAVREGRTEEAARLAERTVETASASLGPDHPEVLRLRELTAYIAYLSGDVERAFRLSLDLAGVHRRAGDAEAAYGNVRSAVTAWRGVRDPERGLELGRAVLGLWDELAAEGGPAAEDAEERESAHARQARLTARLRDRRG; this is encoded by the coding sequence ATGACTCGACCCGACCGCGACGAGCGGCCCGGCCCGCGGGCCGCCGGGCGCGCGCAGACCGCCGGGGCACTGCCGATCGACGTCCGCGTACCGGCCGGCGCGGCCGGAGTCCGGGGCGCGTCGGTGGACGGCGCCCTGATCGTCGCGGCCCCCGGCCAGGAGATACAGCACGCCGTCCTGGAACGGCTGCACCGGCTGGCGCTCGCCGCCGACCGGCCCGTCCTCGCCACCGTGCGCGACGAGCGGGTGGGCTGCGCCGTACCGCTCCGCGTCGACCCGGACGGTTCCAGCCACCTCGCCGCGGACCCCACGCCCCTGACCCCGGACGCCTCCGGGGTCCCGGACACCGGCGACACCGGCGGCGACGCCGCGGCGCCGGCGCCCGAGCGGGGGAGTACGGACCCGGACGCCACCGCGTGGGACCGGGCCACGCAGGTGCTGCGCCTGGTGGAGCCGGTACGGGAGGCCGCGGCGTCGCGCACGGCGCAGGCTCCCGGCGTCCCCCCGCCCGCCACGCAGGCACCCGCCCAGGCCGCCCCGCACCCCGGTGCCGCGGCCCCCGCCCAGGTGGCCCCGCGTTCCGCCGCGCAGGCCGCCGCGCACCCCGGTGCCCCGGCCCGCCCCCCGTACGCCCCGCGCTCGGCAGCCCCCGGCACCCCGCTGCCCGGCTCCCTGGCCGTCGCGCCGCCCGGCACCGTCGTGCCGCCGACGGGCAGTTTCGGCCCGCCCCCGAGGATGGAGGCGGCCCCCGGGCCCGCCGTCACCCCCCTCTCCCCGTACTCCCCGCTCACCGGCGCCCCGCGCCCCGCCCCGGCGACCGGGGCCCACGGGCACGGCGCGCCGCGTCCCACCCCGGTAGCGGCGACGTCCCCGCGCGGCCCCCGGGCCGTTCCGCCGCCCGGGGAGGAGGTCGTGCGGCACACCCCCGCCCGGGGCTTCGACGCCGTGGCCGAGGCGGTGCTCGGGGACGGTCCGCCCGACCCGCCGGGCACCGGGCCCGCCGTCCTCGCGGAGCCGACGGCGCGGGTCGGCGAGGCGGTCCGGGAGGGGCGGACCGAGGAGGCGGCCCGGCTCGCGGAACGGACCGTCGAGACCGCCTCCGCGAGCCTCGGCCCGGACCACCCCGAGGTGCTGCGGCTGCGGGAGCTGACCGCGTACATCGCCTACCTCTCCGGCGACGTGGAGCGGGCGTTCCGCCTCTCCCTGGACCTGGCCGGCGTGCACCGCCGGGCGGGTGACGCGGAGGCCGCCTACGGCAACGTGCGCAGTGCGGTCACCGCCTGGCGGGGCGTACGGGACCCGGAACGGGGGCTGGAGCTGGGGCGCGCGGTGCTCGGCCTGTGGGACGAGCTGGCGGCCGAGGGCGGTCCGGCCGCCGAGGACGCCGAGGAGCGCGAGTCGGCCCACGCCCGCCAGGCCCGCCTCACCGCCCGGCTGCGCGACCGGCGGGGCTGA
- the rarD gene encoding EamA family transporter RarD: protein MAGSSRSEQRIGLLNGVAAYGMWGLVPLFWPLLKPSGAGEILAHRMVWSLGFVAVALLVVRRWAWLGELLRQPRKLGLVTVAAAVITVNWGVYIWAVNSGHVVEASLGYFINPLVTIAIGVLLLKERLRPVQWAAVGTGFAAVVVLTVGVGRPPWVSLCLAFSFATYGLAKKKVNLGGIESLAAEAAIQFLPALGYLLWLGAHGGSTFGAAGAGHATLLVATGVVTALPLACFGAAAIRVPLSTLGLLQYLAPVFQFLLGVLYFREAMPTERWAGFALVWVALTMLTWDALRTARRSARALAKRLEDLAETGGAVLPTGPAGAAREAGIVASGTATAAPGTRAAPGTATGEPAPDGCPGPDPLDAPAVKP from the coding sequence GTGGCCGGGTCGTCGAGGAGTGAACAGCGGATCGGTCTGCTGAACGGCGTCGCGGCGTACGGGATGTGGGGGCTCGTCCCCCTCTTCTGGCCCCTGCTCAAGCCCTCCGGCGCCGGGGAGATCCTGGCCCACCGGATGGTGTGGTCCCTCGGTTTCGTGGCCGTCGCCCTGCTCGTCGTCCGGCGCTGGGCCTGGCTCGGCGAGCTGCTGCGGCAGCCGCGGAAGCTGGGCCTGGTCACCGTCGCCGCCGCCGTCATCACCGTCAACTGGGGCGTCTACATCTGGGCGGTGAACAGCGGCCACGTCGTCGAGGCGTCGCTCGGCTACTTCATCAACCCGCTGGTGACGATAGCCATAGGCGTGCTGCTGCTGAAGGAGCGGCTGCGCCCCGTGCAGTGGGCGGCGGTCGGGACCGGCTTCGCGGCCGTGGTCGTCCTCACGGTCGGCGTCGGCCGCCCGCCCTGGGTCTCGCTCTGCCTCGCCTTCTCCTTCGCCACCTACGGGCTGGCCAAGAAGAAGGTCAACCTCGGCGGGATCGAGTCGCTGGCCGCCGAGGCCGCGATCCAGTTCCTCCCCGCGCTCGGCTACCTGCTCTGGCTGGGCGCGCACGGCGGGTCCACCTTCGGCGCCGCGGGCGCGGGGCACGCGACGCTGCTCGTCGCCACCGGCGTGGTCACCGCCCTGCCGCTGGCCTGCTTCGGCGCGGCGGCGATCCGGGTGCCGCTGTCCACGCTGGGCCTGCTCCAGTACCTGGCGCCCGTCTTCCAGTTCCTGCTCGGCGTCCTCTACTTCCGCGAGGCGATGCCCACCGAGCGCTGGGCCGGGTTCGCGCTGGTCTGGGTGGCGCTGACGATGCTGACCTGGGACGCGCTGCGCACCGCCCGCCGTTCGGCGCGGGCGCTGGCCAAGCGGCTGGAGGACCTGGCGGAGACCGGCGGGGCGGTGCTGCCGACGGGGCCGGCCGGCGCGGCCCGCGAGGCGGGGATCGTGGCGTCGGGGACGGCGACGGCCGCTCCCGGAACGAGGGCGGCGCCGGGGACGGCCACGGGCGAGCCCGCGCCGGACGGCTGCCCCGGACCCGACCCGCTCGACGCCCCGGCCGTGAAGCCGTAG
- a CDS encoding VOC family protein produces MTSTPPSAPAPVHFKVVVDAADPHAQAAFWAAALHYEAEDNSALIAGLLESGAVPREATVESDGRLAWRDLIAVRHPEDPFDQASGTGLGRRLLFQRVPEPKTGKNRIHLDLHPGADRRAEETARLEELGATIVRHVREPGGQWVVMADPEGNEFCVH; encoded by the coding sequence ATGACATCCACGCCTCCGTCCGCGCCCGCCCCCGTGCACTTCAAGGTCGTCGTCGACGCCGCGGACCCGCACGCCCAGGCCGCCTTCTGGGCCGCCGCCCTGCACTACGAGGCCGAGGACAACAGCGCCCTCATCGCCGGGCTGCTGGAGTCCGGCGCCGTGCCGCGGGAGGCGACCGTCGAGTCGGACGGCCGGCTCGCCTGGCGCGACCTGATCGCCGTACGCCACCCCGAGGACCCCTTCGACCAGGCGAGCGGCACCGGACTGGGGCGGCGGCTGCTCTTCCAGCGGGTGCCCGAGCCCAAGACGGGCAAGAACCGGATCCACCTCGACCTGCACCCCGGCGCGGACCGCCGCGCCGAGGAGACCGCCCGCCTGGAGGAACTGGGCGCGACGATCGTGCGGCACGTGCGGGAGCCGGGCGGCCAGTGGGTGGTGATGGCCGACCCGGAGGGGAACGAGTTCTGCGTCCACTGA
- a CDS encoding transglycosylase SLT domain-containing protein has protein sequence MPANGLNRRTRTARVARKLAVAGTGAAVLALPLIGAGSASAATPAAATTVTTAVTATTAYPNNLDGWIRESLDIMARHGIPGSYDAIHRNIMRESSGNPLAINNWDSNAAMGIPSKGLLQVIDPTFRAYHVPGTAMDPYDPVANITAACNYAADRYGSIDNVFGPY, from the coding sequence ATGCCTGCCAACGGTCTGAACCGTCGCACCAGAACCGCCCGCGTCGCCCGCAAGCTCGCCGTCGCCGGCACCGGCGCCGCCGTCCTGGCCCTGCCGCTCATCGGCGCCGGCAGCGCCTCCGCGGCCACCCCCGCCGCCGCGACGACCGTCACCACGGCGGTCACGGCGACCACTGCCTACCCGAACAACCTCGACGGCTGGATCCGCGAGTCGCTCGACATCATGGCGCGGCACGGGATCCCCGGCAGCTACGACGCCATCCACCGCAACATCATGCGCGAGTCGTCCGGCAACCCGCTGGCGATCAACAACTGGGACTCCAACGCCGCCATGGGCATCCCGTCCAAGGGCCTGCTCCAGGTGATCGACCCGACCTTCCGCGCCTACCACGTGCCGGGCACCGCCATGGACCCGTACGACCCGGTCGCCAACATCACCGCCGCCTGCAACTACGCGGCCGACCGGTACGGCTCGATCGACAACGTCTTCGGCCCGTACTGA
- a CDS encoding M28 family metallopeptidase, with translation MKLSLSGRALTAGAVAAATLLAGTTAADAATAPEPAAPAAAAPDISVTAVKAHLTRFQSIATANGGNRAHGRTGYRASLDYVKAQLDAAGFTTTVQQFTSSGRTGYNLVADWPGGDTNKVVMLGSHLDSVAAGPGINDNGSGSAAILETALTVARTGHHPAKHLRFAWWDAEELGMVGSRHYVSTLSATERAKIAGYLNFDMIGSPNPGYFVYDDDPVIEKTFKDYYAGLGVPTEIETEGDGRSDHAPFKNAGVPVGGLFSGADYRKTAAQAAKWGGTAGRAFDPCYHSSCDTVANIDDTALDRNSDAIAHAVWKLTA, from the coding sequence ATGAAGCTCTCCCTCTCCGGCCGCGCGCTGACGGCCGGTGCCGTCGCCGCCGCCACACTGCTGGCCGGCACCACCGCGGCCGACGCGGCCACGGCCCCCGAGCCCGCCGCACCGGCCGCCGCCGCGCCCGACATATCCGTGACCGCCGTCAAGGCGCACCTGACCCGGTTCCAGTCCATCGCGACGGCCAACGGCGGCAACCGCGCCCACGGCCGCACCGGCTACCGGGCCTCGCTCGACTACGTGAAGGCCCAGCTCGACGCGGCCGGCTTCACCACCACCGTCCAGCAGTTCACGTCGTCCGGGCGCACCGGCTACAACCTCGTCGCGGACTGGCCCGGCGGCGACACCAACAAGGTTGTCATGCTCGGGTCACACCTGGACAGCGTCGCCGCCGGACCCGGCATCAACGACAACGGCTCCGGGTCGGCCGCCATCCTGGAGACCGCCCTCACCGTGGCCCGCACCGGCCACCACCCCGCCAAACACCTGCGCTTCGCCTGGTGGGACGCCGAGGAACTGGGCATGGTCGGCTCCCGCCACTACGTCTCCACGCTCTCCGCCACCGAGCGCGCGAAGATCGCCGGCTACCTGAACTTCGACATGATCGGCTCGCCCAACCCCGGGTACTTCGTCTACGACGACGACCCCGTGATCGAGAAGACCTTCAAGGACTACTACGCCGGCCTCGGCGTCCCCACCGAGATCGAGACCGAGGGGGACGGCCGCTCCGACCACGCCCCCTTCAAGAACGCGGGCGTCCCCGTCGGCGGCCTCTTCAGCGGTGCCGACTACCGCAAGACGGCCGCCCAGGCCGCCAAGTGGGGCGGTACGGCCGGCCGGGCCTTCGACCCCTGCTACCACTCCTCCTGCGACACCGTCGCCAACATCGACGACACCGCCCTGGACCGCAACAGCGACGCCATCGCCCACGCGGTCTGGAAGCTCACCGCGTAG